In Quercus robur chromosome 11, dhQueRobu3.1, whole genome shotgun sequence, the following proteins share a genomic window:
- the LOC126706403 gene encoding probable xyloglucan endotransglucosylase/hydrolase protein 23, which yields MASHSFASIKIATFLLLSSFLIAASAGNFDQNFDITWGDGRAKILNNGALLTLSLDKSSGSGFQSKNQYLFGKIDMQLKLVPGNSAGTVTAYYLSSQGSAHDEIDFEFLGNLSGDPYIVHTNVFTQGKGNREQQFYLWFDPTKDFHTYSFLWNPLSIVFSVDGTPIREFKNLESKGIPFPKNQPMWLYSSLWDAEDWATRGGLVKTDWTKAPFTASYTNFNAQACIWSSGSSSCSSNSSGNSWLTQSLDTTGQQRIKWVQKNYMIYNYCTDTKRFPQGFPPECSLA from the exons atGGCTTCACATAGTTTTGCTTCAATCAAAATTGCCACTTTCTTGCTTCTTTCGAGCTTTCTAATAGCAGCATCTGCTGGTAACTTTGACCAAAACTTTGACATCACTTGGGGTGACGGGCGTGCAAAAATACTCAACAACGGCGCACTTCTCACGCTGTCTCTTGATAAGTCCTCTGGCTCTGGCTTTCAGTCTAAGAACCAATACTTATTTGGGAAGATTGATATGCAACTAAAGCTTGTTCCTGGTAACTCAGCAGGAACTGTGACTGCTTACTAT CTATCTTCTCAGGGTTCGGCTCATGACGAAATCGACTTTGAATTTCTAGGCAACCTAAGCGGTGACCCTTATATTGTTCATACTAATGTATTCACACAAGGCAAGGGAAACAGGGAGCAACAGTTTTACCTTTGGTTCGACCCAACCAAGGACTTCCACACCTACTCCTTTCTATGGAATCCTCTAAGCATCGT TTTCTCTGTAGATGGGACACCAATAAGAGAGTTCAAGAATTTAGAATCAAAGGGCATCCCTTTCCCGAAGAACCAACCCATGTGGCTATATTCCAGCCTTTGGGATGCTGAAGATTGGGCCACAAGAGGTGGGCTTGTGAAGACAGATTGGACTAAAGCACCATTCACGGCCTCTTATACAAACTTCAATGCCCAAGCTTGCATTTGGTCTTCAGGTTCCTCCTCATGTTCTTCCAATTCCTCTGGTAACTCTTGGTTGACACAATCCCTTGACACAACAGGGCAACAAAGAATAAAATGGGTGCAAAAGAACTACATGATTTACAACTATTGCACTGATACCAAGCGTTTCCCACAGGGATTCCCTCCTGAATGCTCATTGGCATGA